Proteins encoded by one window of Streptomyces sp. NBC_01571:
- the groL gene encoding chaperonin GroEL (60 kDa chaperone family; promotes refolding of misfolded polypeptides especially under stressful conditions; forms two stacked rings of heptamers to form a barrel-shaped 14mer; ends can be capped by GroES; misfolded proteins enter the barrel where they are refolded when GroES binds) — protein MAKIIAFDEEARRGLERGMNQLADAVKVTLGPKGRNVVLEKKWGAPTITNDGVSIAKEIELEDPYEKIGAELVKEVAKKTDDVAGDGTTTATVLAQALVREGLRNVAAGANPMALKRGIEKAVEAVSGALLEQAKDVETKEQIASTASISAADTQIGELIAEAMDKVGKEGVITVEESQTFGLELELTEGMRFDKGYISAYFATDMERMEAVLDDPYILIANSKISNVKDLLPLLEKVMQSGKPLLIIAEDVEGEALSTLVVNKIRGTFKSVAVKAPGFGDRRKAMLGDIAILTGGEVISEEVGLKLENAGLDLLGRARKVVITKDETTIVDGAGSADQVAGRVNQIRAEIENSDSDYDREKLQERLAKLAGGVAVIKAGAATEVELKERKHRIEDAVRNAKAAVEEGIVAGGGVALLQASSVFEKLELTGDEATGANAVKLALEAPLKQIAVNGGLEGGVIVEKVRNLPVGHGLNAATGEYVDMIAEGIIDPAKVTRSALQNAASIAALFLTTEAVIADKPEKAAAAAPGGMPGGDMDF, from the coding sequence ATGGCCAAGATCATCGCGTTCGACGAGGAGGCACGGCGCGGTCTCGAGCGCGGGATGAACCAGCTCGCCGACGCCGTCAAGGTCACCCTTGGCCCCAAGGGCCGCAACGTCGTCCTCGAGAAGAAGTGGGGCGCCCCCACGATCACCAACGATGGTGTTTCCATCGCCAAGGAGATCGAGCTCGAGGACCCGTACGAGAAGATCGGCGCCGAGCTGGTCAAGGAAGTCGCCAAGAAGACGGACGACGTCGCCGGTGACGGTACGACCACGGCGACCGTGCTCGCCCAGGCGCTCGTCCGCGAGGGCCTGCGCAACGTAGCCGCCGGCGCCAACCCGATGGCTCTCAAGCGTGGTATCGAGAAGGCCGTCGAGGCCGTCTCCGGTGCCCTCCTTGAGCAGGCCAAGGATGTCGAGACCAAGGAGCAGATCGCTTCCACGGCCTCCATCTCCGCCGCCGACACCCAGATCGGCGAGCTCATCGCCGAGGCGATGGACAAGGTCGGCAAGGAAGGCGTCATCACCGTCGAGGAGTCCCAGACCTTCGGTCTGGAGCTTGAGCTCACCGAGGGTATGCGCTTCGACAAGGGCTACATCTCGGCGTACTTCGCCACCGACATGGAGCGTATGGAGGCCGTCCTCGACGACCCGTACATCCTGATCGCCAACTCGAAGATCAGCAACGTCAAGGACCTGCTGCCGCTCCTCGAGAAGGTCATGCAGTCCGGCAAGCCGCTGCTGATCATCGCCGAGGACGTCGAGGGCGAGGCCCTGTCGACCCTGGTCGTCAACAAGATCCGTGGCACCTTCAAGTCCGTCGCCGTCAAGGCTCCGGGCTTCGGTGACCGCCGCAAGGCCATGCTCGGCGACATCGCCATCCTCACGGGCGGCGAGGTCATCTCCGAGGAGGTCGGCCTCAAGCTGGAGAACGCGGGTCTGGACCTGCTGGGCCGTGCCCGCAAGGTCGTCATCACCAAGGACGAGACCACGATCGTCGACGGCGCCGGCTCGGCCGACCAGGTCGCCGGTCGCGTGAACCAGATCCGTGCCGAGATCGAGAACTCGGACTCGGACTACGACCGCGAGAAGCTCCAGGAGCGCCTGGCGAAGCTGGCCGGCGGCGTGGCCGTCATCAAGGCCGGTGCCGCCACCGAGGTCGAGCTCAAGGAGCGCAAGCACCGTATCGAGGACGCCGTTCGCAACGCGAAGGCGGCCGTCGAGGAGGGCATCGTCGCCGGTGGTGGCGTGGCCCTGCTCCAGGCTTCCTCGGTCTTCGAGAAGCTCGAGCTGACGGGTGACGAGGCGACCGGCGCCAACGCCGTGAAGCTCGCCCTGGAGGCCCCGCTCAAGCAGATCGCCGTCAACGGTGGTCTCGAGGGTGGCGTCATCGTCGAGAAGGTGCGCAACCTGCCCGTCGGCCACGGCCTCAACGCCGCGACCGGCGAGTACGTCGACATGATCGCCGAAGGCATCATCGACCCGGCGAAGGTGACCCGTTCCGCGCTGCAGAACGCCGCCTCCATCGCCGCGCTGTTCCTCACCACCGAGGCCGTCATCGCCGACAAGCCGGAGAAGGCCGCCGCGGCCGCTCCGGGCGGCATGCCGGGCGGTGACATGGACTTCTGA
- a CDS encoding cold-shock protein: MAQGTVKWFNAEKGYGFIAVDGGADVFVHYSAIQMDGYRTLEEGQRVDFEISQGQKGPQADMVRLATG, encoded by the coding sequence ATGGCTCAGGGCACCGTCAAGTGGTTCAACGCGGAGAAGGGGTACGGCTTCATCGCGGTCGACGGTGGTGCGGATGTTTTCGTCCACTACAGCGCGATTCAGATGGACGGCTACCGCACCCTGGAAGAGGGTCAGCGGGTCGATTTCGAGATCTCGCAGGGCCAGAAGGGGCCGCAGGCGGACATGGTCCGGCTCGCGACCGGCTGA
- a CDS encoding MoaD/ThiS family protein, with translation MSVNVRIPTILRTYTGGRSEVTAEGGTLGEVISDLEKNHTGIAARVLDDEGKLRRFVNVYVNDDDVRFEQGLETATPDGAGVSIIPAVAGG, from the coding sequence ATGAGCGTCAACGTCCGCATCCCCACCATCCTGCGCACCTACACCGGTGGCCGGTCCGAGGTGACCGCCGAGGGAGGGACCCTCGGCGAGGTGATCTCCGACCTGGAGAAGAACCACACGGGCATCGCCGCGCGCGTGCTCGACGACGAGGGCAAGCTGCGCCGGTTCGTCAACGTGTACGTCAACGACGACGACGTCCGCTTCGAGCAGGGCCTGGAGACGGCGACGCCGGACGGCGCGGGCGTCTCGATCATCCCCGCCGTCGCCGGAGGCTGA
- the thrC gene encoding threonine synthase, giving the protein MAAQTVASTPDTATSADPSASTASTGTVDLGPAAALSCRECGHRVPLGPVFACEECFGPLEIAYDFSAYDTEELRARIEAGPANIWRYAPLLPVPADVADKPNINPGWTRLVKADNLARELGVEPGRLFVKDDSGNPTHSFKDRVVAQAIEAARAFGFTTLSCSSTGNLAGAVGAAAARAGFRSCVFIPHDLEQGKVVMAAVYGGELVGIEGNYDDVNRFCSELIGDPAGEGWGFVNVNLRPYYAEGSKTLAYEICEQLGWQLPDQLVVPIASGSQLTKVDKGLQELIKLGLVEDKPYKIFGAQAEGCSPVSVAYKAGHDVVRPQKPDTIAKSLAIGNPADGPYVLDIARRTGGAVEDVNDEQVVDAIKLLARTEGIFAETAGGVTVGVAKKLIENGLLDPTLTTVVLNTGDGLKTLDAVAGTGLTATIRPSLDSFREAGLA; this is encoded by the coding sequence ATGGCTGCGCAGACTGTTGCAAGCACTCCGGACACCGCGACCTCCGCGGACCCGTCGGCTTCCACCGCTTCCACCGGCACCGTCGATCTGGGCCCCGCCGCGGCGCTCTCCTGCCGCGAATGCGGCCACCGGGTGCCGCTCGGCCCGGTCTTCGCCTGCGAGGAGTGTTTCGGACCGCTCGAGATCGCCTACGACTTCTCGGCCTACGACACCGAAGAACTCCGGGCGCGCATCGAGGCGGGCCCCGCGAACATCTGGCGTTACGCGCCACTGCTGCCCGTCCCGGCCGACGTCGCCGACAAGCCGAACATCAACCCGGGCTGGACCAGGCTCGTCAAGGCCGACAACCTCGCCCGCGAGCTGGGCGTCGAACCCGGCCGGCTCTTCGTCAAGGACGATTCCGGCAACCCGACGCACTCCTTCAAGGACCGCGTCGTCGCCCAGGCCATCGAGGCCGCCCGCGCCTTCGGCTTCACCACCCTCTCCTGCTCCTCGACCGGCAACCTCGCCGGCGCGGTGGGCGCCGCCGCCGCGCGTGCCGGCTTCCGCTCCTGCGTGTTCATCCCGCACGACCTGGAGCAGGGCAAGGTCGTCATGGCCGCGGTCTACGGCGGCGAGCTCGTCGGCATCGAGGGCAACTACGACGACGTGAACCGCTTCTGCTCCGAGCTGATCGGCGACCCGGCCGGTGAGGGCTGGGGCTTCGTCAACGTCAACCTGCGGCCGTACTACGCGGAGGGGTCCAAGACCCTCGCGTACGAGATCTGCGAGCAGCTCGGCTGGCAGCTGCCCGACCAGCTCGTCGTGCCGATCGCCTCCGGCTCCCAGCTGACGAAGGTCGACAAGGGGCTGCAGGAGCTGATCAAGCTCGGCCTCGTCGAGGACAAGCCCTACAAGATCTTCGGCGCGCAGGCCGAGGGCTGTTCGCCGGTGTCGGTCGCCTACAAGGCCGGCCACGACGTCGTCCGGCCGCAGAAGCCGGACACCATCGCCAAGTCGCTGGCCATCGGCAACCCCGCCGACGGCCCGTACGTGCTGGACATCGCGCGGCGGACGGGCGGGGCCGTGGAGGACGTGAACGACGAGCAGGTGGTCGACGCGATCAAGCTGCTGGCGCGCACCGAGGGGATCTTCGCGGAGACCGCCGGCGGTGTGACGGTGGGGGTGGCCAAGAAGCTGATCGAGAACGGGCTGCTCGACCCGACGCTCACCACGGTCGTGCTGAACACCGGTGACGGCCTCAAGACGCTGGACGCGGTGGCCGGCACGGGACTGACCGCGACCATCCGCCCCAGCCTGGACTCCTTCCGCGAGGCCGGCCTCGCGTAG
- a CDS encoding glucosyl-3-phosphoglycerate synthase, with translation MLKEVERWLNTRSWSVADRPLHRIMSAKRASGSTVSVVLPALNEEETVGEIVTVIRHDLMRQVPLVDEIVVVDSGSTDRTSEVAAAAGARVVHRDEILPRIPAVPGKGEVLWRSLLVTSGDIVCFIDADLREFSSDFVSGIVGPLLTEPGVDLVKGMYDRPLAGAAGQGGRVTELMARPLLNMHWPQLAGFVQPLGGEYAARRSLLEQLPFPVGYGVELGMLVDALHLVGLDALAQVDVGERKHRHQDGQALGRMSAAIYRTAQLRLARGHLIRPSLTQFERGEDGFEPRTYSVDTEERPPMAEISEYVERRAA, from the coding sequence GTGCTGAAGGAAGTCGAGCGCTGGCTGAACACACGCTCCTGGTCCGTGGCCGATCGCCCGCTCCACAGAATCATGTCCGCCAAGCGCGCCTCGGGCTCCACGGTGAGCGTCGTGCTGCCCGCGCTGAACGAGGAGGAGACGGTCGGCGAGATCGTCACCGTCATCCGCCACGACCTGATGCGGCAGGTGCCCCTCGTCGACGAGATCGTCGTCGTCGACTCGGGTTCGACCGACCGCACCTCGGAGGTGGCCGCCGCGGCGGGCGCGCGTGTCGTGCACCGGGACGAGATCCTGCCCCGCATCCCGGCTGTGCCCGGCAAGGGCGAGGTGCTGTGGCGGTCGCTCCTCGTGACGAGCGGGGACATCGTCTGTTTCATCGACGCGGACCTGAGGGAGTTCTCGTCGGACTTCGTCTCAGGGATCGTGGGCCCGCTGCTCACCGAGCCGGGCGTGGACCTCGTCAAGGGGATGTACGACCGTCCGCTGGCCGGCGCCGCGGGGCAGGGCGGCCGCGTCACGGAGCTCATGGCCCGCCCGCTGCTGAACATGCACTGGCCCCAGCTGGCCGGCTTCGTCCAGCCGCTCGGCGGTGAGTACGCGGCCCGCCGCTCGCTGCTGGAACAGCTCCCCTTCCCCGTCGGGTACGGCGTCGAACTGGGCATGCTCGTCGACGCCCTGCACCTGGTGGGCCTCGACGCGCTCGCCCAGGTCGACGTGGGCGAGCGCAAGCACCGCCACCAGGACGGGCAGGCGCTGGGCCGGATGTCCGCCGCGATCTACCGCACGGCGCAGCTCCGGCTGGCCCGCGGCCATCTCATCCGGCCCTCCCTCACCCAGTTCGAGCGGGGCGAGGACGGTTTCGAGCCGCGTACGTACTCGGTGGACACGGAGGAACGCCCCCCGATGGCCGAAATCTCCGAATACGTGGAACGCCGGGCCGCGTGA
- a CDS encoding trehalose-6-phosphate synthase, whose amino-acid sequence MASTASTASTHGAHRILVASNRGPVSYEVREDGSLQARRGGGGLVSGLSAIGPDAGALWVCSALGEGDREAVRRGVGEEGVRMLDIDATVHADAYNGIANSMLWFVHHMLYQTPLEPVFDQEFRRQWASYEAYNRSFARALADEAAEGAVVIVQDYHLTLVPGMLRELRPDLRIGHFSHTPWAPVDYFRMLPDDIAEQVLRGMLGADRLGFLTHRWANAFTACCEALVGGLGDTRVGVHGLGADADFLRGRSHEADVAERMDALRGQIGEGPDGRARRAIVRVDRTELSKNIVRGLLSYRQLLEDRPEWRERVVHVAFAYPSRQDLAVYRDYTAAVQTLADEINSQYGTPGWTPVVLHVKDDFARSLAAYRLADVALVNPIRDGMNLVAKEVPVVSDEGCVLVLSREAGAFEELGEDAVAVNPYDVVGTARALHEALSLSAGERAERTKRLAAAATALPPAQWFLEQLRALEE is encoded by the coding sequence ATGGCTTCAACGGCTTCAACGGCTTCAACGCATGGCGCCCACCGGATCCTCGTCGCGTCCAACCGCGGCCCGGTCTCCTACGAGGTGCGCGAGGACGGCTCGCTCCAGGCCCGGCGCGGCGGGGGCGGGCTGGTCTCCGGCCTCTCCGCGATCGGTCCGGACGCGGGGGCCCTGTGGGTGTGCTCGGCGCTCGGCGAGGGGGACCGCGAGGCGGTCCGGCGCGGGGTCGGCGAGGAGGGCGTGCGGATGCTGGACATCGACGCCACGGTGCACGCGGACGCCTACAACGGCATCGCGAACTCCATGCTGTGGTTCGTCCACCACATGCTGTACCAGACGCCGCTGGAGCCGGTCTTCGACCAGGAGTTCCGGCGCCAGTGGGCGTCGTACGAGGCCTACAACCGCTCGTTCGCGCGCGCCCTGGCGGACGAGGCGGCCGAGGGCGCCGTGGTGATCGTGCAGGACTACCACCTGACCCTGGTCCCCGGCATGCTGCGGGAGCTCCGCCCCGACCTGCGCATCGGCCACTTCTCCCACACACCGTGGGCGCCGGTCGACTACTTCCGGATGCTGCCCGACGACATCGCCGAGCAGGTGCTGCGCGGCATGCTCGGCGCGGACCGGCTGGGCTTCCTGACGCACCGCTGGGCGAACGCGTTCACCGCCTGCTGCGAGGCGCTCGTCGGCGGGCTCGGCGACACCCGGGTCGGGGTGCACGGGCTCGGCGCGGACGCGGACTTCCTGCGCGGGCGCTCCCACGAGGCGGACGTCGCCGAGCGGATGGACGCGCTGCGCGGGCAGATCGGTGAGGGCCCCGACGGCCGCGCCCGCAGAGCGATCGTGCGGGTCGACCGCACCGAGCTGTCGAAGAACATCGTGCGGGGCCTGCTGTCGTACCGGCAGCTCCTGGAGGACCGGCCGGAGTGGCGCGAGCGGGTGGTCCACGTGGCCTTCGCCTACCCCTCCCGCCAGGACCTGGCGGTCTACCGGGACTACACGGCCGCCGTGCAGACCCTGGCGGACGAGATCAACTCCCAGTACGGGACGCCGGGTTGGACCCCGGTGGTGCTCCACGTCAAGGACGACTTCGCCCGCTCGCTGGCCGCCTACCGGCTCGCCGACGTCGCCCTCGTCAACCCCATCCGGGACGGCATGAACCTCGTCGCCAAGGAGGTGCCCGTCGTCTCCGACGAGGGGTGCGTGCTGGTGCTGTCCCGGGAGGCCGGGGCGTTCGAGGAGCTGGGCGAGGACGCGGTCGCGGTGAACCCGTACGACGTGGTCGGCACCGCGCGGGCGCTGCACGAGGCCCTGTCCCTGTCGGCCGGTGAGCGGGCCGAGCGCACGAAGCGGCTCGCCGCGGCGGCGACGGCCCTGCCTCCGGCGCAGTGGTTCCTGGAGCAGTTGCGCGCGCTGGAGGAGTGA
- the otsB gene encoding trehalose-phosphatase, producing MGSHAESPEHPETTDTVPTPATAAGKDGLQAILARPARTVIALDFDGTLAPIVPDPEQARAHPAAVPALAALAPKVASVAVVTGRPAGVAVRHGGFAGVPGLDHLVVLGHYGAERWDARTGTVSAPAPHPGVAAVRAELPGVLDRVGAWQGTWIEEKGRALAVHTRRATDPQAAFESLREPLADLATRHGLIVEPGRMVLELRPPGMDKGVALLEYVREVGAEAVLYAGDDLGDLPAFAAVDKLRSDGVPGLLVCSGSSEVAELADRADLVVDGPAGVVHLLRALADRLDR from the coding sequence ATGGGCAGTCATGCGGAATCCCCGGAACACCCCGAGACCACGGACACCGTCCCGACACCGGCGACCGCCGCGGGAAAGGACGGGCTGCAAGCCATCCTCGCGCGCCCCGCCCGAACGGTGATCGCACTCGACTTCGACGGAACCCTCGCCCCCATCGTCCCCGACCCCGAACAGGCCCGCGCCCATCCCGCTGCGGTCCCCGCCCTCGCGGCCCTCGCCCCGAAGGTCGCCTCCGTCGCCGTCGTCACCGGCCGGCCCGCCGGCGTGGCGGTCCGCCACGGCGGCTTCGCGGGCGTCCCGGGCCTCGACCACCTCGTCGTCCTCGGCCACTACGGCGCCGAACGCTGGGACGCCCGCACGGGCACCGTCAGCGCCCCCGCCCCCCACCCCGGCGTGGCAGCCGTCCGCGCCGAGCTGCCGGGAGTCCTCGACCGGGTCGGCGCCTGGCAGGGCACGTGGATCGAGGAGAAGGGCCGCGCGCTCGCCGTCCACACGCGCCGCGCCACGGACCCGCAGGCCGCCTTCGAGTCCCTGCGCGAACCCCTCGCCGATCTCGCCACCCGGCACGGCCTGATCGTCGAACCGGGCCGGATGGTCCTGGAACTGCGCCCGCCGGGCATGGACAAGGGCGTCGCCCTCCTGGAGTACGTCCGCGAGGTCGGCGCCGAAGCGGTCCTCTACGCGGGCGACGACCTCGGCGACCTCCCCGCCTTCGCCGCCGTCGACAAACTCCGCTCGGACGGCGTCCCGGGCCTGCTGGTGTGCAGCGGCAGCTCGGAGGTCGCGGAACTCGCCGACCGCGCCGACCTGGTGGTCGACGGCCCCGCCGGGGTCGTCCACCTGCTGAGGGCCCTGGCGGACCGGTTGGACCGGTAG
- a CDS encoding DUF3263 domain-containing protein yields the protein MEELGARERAVLAMERRGFAGPGAKERAIREQLGLAPVRYYQLLNALLDDPRALAHDPVTVNRLRRVRASRRDDR from the coding sequence ATGGAGGAGCTCGGGGCGCGGGAACGGGCGGTTCTCGCCATGGAGCGGCGGGGATTCGCCGGGCCGGGGGCGAAGGAGCGGGCGATAAGGGAGCAGCTCGGGCTGGCGCCGGTGCGGTATTACCAGCTTCTCAACGCCCTTCTGGACGATCCGCGGGCGCTGGCCCACGATCCGGTCACGGTGAACCGGCTCCGCCGGGTCCGGGCGTCCCGCCGCGACGACCGCTGA
- a CDS encoding ABC transporter substrate-binding protein, giving the protein MQRRRTGLVAVMSALGMTATLAGCGSSDGSGDVTLQLVAADYGDSKANSSQKYWDALVKGYESAHPGVRVEVSVYPWTDVDRKVGERVAAGRAPDMAQIGAYADYAAKGELYSADQVLSIPVQADFVSQLTEAGQMNRVQYGMPFAASTRLLFYNKKLFADAGLTPPQSWSELAADAAALKSRGVKFPYALPLGPEEAQAETMQWLLSGGDNYTDDVGTYHLDSTENVNTLTWLKNELVGKGLTGPVAPAKLNRADAFAAFARGEVGMLNGHPTLMKAAADKGVRFGMVPMPGVDGRAKATMGVADWMMAFKHNGHREQIGSFLDYVYSEKNVLAFSHKYDLLPVTTSASQAMSADAHDKDLVPFLDELPTSQLYPVGKTSWASVSADIKQDIGKAVAPDGSPAGVLGALQRTATIRESTD; this is encoded by the coding sequence GTGCAGCGACGTAGGACAGGACTGGTCGCGGTGATGTCCGCACTGGGCATGACGGCGACCCTCGCGGGCTGCGGCAGCTCGGACGGGTCCGGAGACGTGACCCTCCAGCTCGTGGCCGCCGACTACGGCGACTCCAAGGCCAACAGCTCCCAGAAGTACTGGGACGCGCTGGTCAAGGGATACGAGTCCGCCCACCCGGGTGTGCGTGTCGAGGTCAGCGTGTACCCCTGGACCGATGTCGACCGCAAGGTCGGCGAGAGAGTGGCGGCGGGCCGGGCCCCCGACATGGCGCAGATCGGCGCGTACGCCGACTACGCCGCCAAGGGTGAGCTCTACAGCGCCGATCAGGTGCTTTCCATCCCGGTCCAGGCCGACTTCGTCTCCCAGCTCACCGAGGCGGGGCAGATGAACCGGGTGCAGTACGGCATGCCCTTCGCCGCCTCCACTCGGCTGCTGTTCTACAACAAGAAGCTCTTCGCGGACGCCGGTCTCACCCCGCCGCAGAGCTGGAGCGAGCTCGCGGCCGACGCCGCGGCGCTCAAGTCGCGGGGCGTGAAGTTCCCCTACGCCCTTCCGCTGGGCCCGGAGGAGGCGCAGGCCGAGACCATGCAGTGGCTGCTCAGCGGCGGCGACAACTACACCGACGACGTCGGCACATACCACCTCGACTCGACGGAGAACGTCAACACCCTCACCTGGCTCAAGAACGAACTGGTCGGTAAGGGGCTCACCGGACCCGTCGCACCTGCCAAGCTCAACCGCGCGGACGCTTTCGCGGCGTTCGCCCGGGGCGAGGTCGGGATGCTCAACGGGCACCCCACGCTGATGAAGGCGGCGGCCGACAAGGGCGTGAGGTTCGGCATGGTGCCGATGCCGGGCGTCGACGGCAGGGCCAAGGCGACGATGGGTGTCGCCGACTGGATGATGGCGTTCAAGCACAACGGCCACCGGGAGCAGATCGGGTCGTTCCTGGACTACGTGTACAGCGAGAAGAACGTGCTCGCCTTCTCCCACAAGTACGACCTGCTGCCGGTGACGACGTCCGCGTCCCAGGCGATGAGCGCCGACGCGCACGACAAGGATCTCGTCCCGTTCCTCGACGAGCTGCCCACCTCCCAGCTCTATCCGGTCGGCAAGACCTCCTGGGCGTCCGTGAGCGCGGACATCAAGCAGGACATCGGCAAGGCGGTCGCTCCGGACGGCAGCCCGGCCGGGGTCCTCGGCGCGCTCCAGCGGACGGCGACCATCCGGGAGAGCACGGACTAG
- a CDS encoding ROK family protein, giving the protein MRHVIALDVGGTGMKAALVGPAGELLHQARRATGRERGPDAVVDAILDFAAELRADGERRFGVSAAAAGVAVPGIVDADSGTARYSANLGWRDVPMRRLLGERLGGVPVALGHDVRTGGLAEGRIGAGQGADRFLFVPLGTGIAGAIGINGAVEAGAHGFAGEIGHIVVRPGGTACPCGQHGCLERYASAAAVSQAWAEASGSPDADAADCAKAVESGDPRAVRVWQDAVDALADGLVTALTLLDPRTLIIGGGLAEAGETLFTPLRAAVERRVTFQKLPSLVPAALGDTAGCLGAGLLAWDLLETPLTDRSEVTT; this is encoded by the coding sequence GTGAGACATGTCATCGCCCTCGATGTGGGCGGCACCGGGATGAAGGCCGCCCTAGTCGGGCCGGCGGGCGAGCTGCTCCACCAGGCCCGCCGCGCCACCGGCCGGGAACGCGGCCCGGACGCCGTGGTCGACGCGATCCTCGACTTCGCGGCCGAACTGCGCGCCGACGGCGAGCGACGGTTCGGCGTATCCGCGGCGGCCGCCGGGGTCGCCGTCCCCGGCATCGTCGACGCCGACAGCGGCACCGCTCGCTACTCGGCCAACCTCGGCTGGCGCGACGTGCCGATGCGCCGGCTGCTCGGCGAACGGCTGGGCGGGGTGCCGGTGGCCCTCGGGCACGACGTGCGCACCGGCGGTCTCGCCGAGGGCCGGATCGGCGCGGGGCAGGGGGCCGACCGCTTCCTGTTCGTCCCTCTCGGCACCGGCATCGCGGGTGCCATCGGCATCAACGGCGCGGTCGAGGCGGGCGCGCACGGCTTCGCCGGCGAGATCGGCCACATCGTCGTACGCCCCGGGGGCACCGCGTGCCCGTGCGGACAGCACGGCTGTCTGGAGCGCTACGCGTCCGCGGCGGCCGTCAGCCAGGCCTGGGCCGAGGCCTCCGGATCCCCCGACGCCGACGCGGCGGACTGCGCGAAGGCCGTGGAGTCGGGGGACCCGCGGGCCGTACGGGTCTGGCAGGACGCCGTCGACGCGCTCGCCGACGGTCTCGTCACCGCGCTCACCCTGTTGGACCCGCGCACCCTGATCATCGGTGGCGGTCTCGCGGAGGCCGGGGAAACCCTGTTCACACCCCTGCGGGCCGCCGTGGAGCGACGCGTCACCTTCCAGAAGCTGCCGTCGCTCGTCCCGGCGGCCCTCGGGGACACGGCCGGCTGCCTGGGCGCGGGCCTGCTGGCCTGGGACCTGCTCGAAACTCCCCTCACCGACCGCTCGGAGGTAACCACCTGA
- the nagA gene encoding N-acetylglucosamine-6-phosphate deacetylase, with product MAPSKVLSGARVVLPTGVVDGGRVIVDGTRIAGSTAEDTPATDLSGHWLVPGFVDLHNHGGGGASFTSGTVEEVLRGVHTHRLHGTTTVVASTVTGDMDGLAQRAGLLSELAEQGDIAGIHFEGPFISPCRKGAHSEELLRDPDPAEVRKLIDAARGRARMVTLATELPGGLDSVRLLAEHGVIAAIGHTDATYEQTVEAIDAGATVATHLFNAMPPLGHRTPGPITALLEDERITVELINDGTHLHPAALQLAFHHAGADRVAFITDAMDAAGFGDGRYLLGPLEVEVSEGVARLVEGGSIAGSTLTLDRAFQRAVTIDRLPVEDVVAALSANPAKLLGAYDRVGSLEPGKDADLVVLDSEFALKGVMRKGDWVVDPQLG from the coding sequence ATGGCCCCTAGCAAGGTTCTCTCCGGTGCCAGGGTGGTCCTGCCCACCGGAGTCGTGGACGGCGGACGCGTGATCGTGGACGGCACGCGCATCGCCGGGAGCACGGCCGAGGACACCCCGGCCACCGATCTGTCGGGCCACTGGCTCGTCCCCGGCTTCGTCGACCTGCACAACCACGGCGGCGGCGGCGCCTCCTTCACCTCCGGCACCGTCGAGGAGGTCCTGCGCGGCGTGCACACGCACCGGCTGCACGGCACCACCACGGTCGTCGCCTCGACCGTGACCGGTGACATGGACGGCCTGGCCCAGCGCGCCGGGCTGCTCTCCGAGCTGGCCGAGCAGGGCGACATCGCGGGCATCCACTTCGAGGGCCCGTTCATCTCACCGTGCCGCAAGGGCGCCCACTCAGAGGAACTGCTGCGCGACCCGGACCCGGCGGAGGTCCGCAAGCTGATCGACGCCGCGCGCGGCCGGGCCAGGATGGTCACCCTCGCCACCGAACTACCGGGCGGCCTCGACTCCGTGCGCCTGCTGGCCGAGCACGGGGTGATCGCGGCGATCGGGCACACGGACGCGACGTACGAGCAGACGGTGGAGGCCATCGACGCGGGCGCGACCGTGGCCACGCACCTGTTCAACGCGATGCCCCCGCTCGGCCACCGCACGCCGGGGCCGATCACGGCCCTTCTGGAGGACGAGCGGATCACCGTCGAGCTGATCAACGACGGCACTCATCTCCACCCGGCCGCCCTCCAGCTGGCGTTCCATCACGCGGGCGCGGACCGGGTGGCGTTCATCACGGACGCCATGGACGCGGCGGGCTTCGGCGACGGCCGCTACCTCCTCGGTCCGCTGGAGGTCGAGGTCAGCGAGGGTGTCGCGCGGCTGGTGGAGGGCGGCTCGATCGCGGGCTCGACGCTCACCCTGGACCGCGCCTTCCAGCGGGCGGTCACGATCGACCGGCTGCCGGTCGAGGACGTCGTCGCGGCCCTGTCCGCCAACCCGGCCAAGCTGCTGGGCGCGTACGACAGGGTGGGCTCGCTGGAGCCGGGCAAGGACGCCGACCTGGTGGTTCTCGACTCTGAGTTCGCGCTCAAGGGCGTGATGCGCAAGGGCGATTGGGTGGTCGATCCCCAACTGGGCTGA